A segment of the Bdellovibrio bacteriovorus genome:
ACACCTACACCGCATCATAACCAGACAGAAGTCGTCCCAATATACGACTTCCCTCGACGAAGGAAAGGGTCCTAAACTATTCCAACGGATAGGAGCAAGCATGAAAAAAGCTCTGGCAAAGGAATTAACCTCACTTGTGAACTGGGCCGTGACGGAACTCGGACACGTTATCAAAGCAGAACTGGGCGCCCAGCAATTTCAACGAATTGAAAACATCCGTCGCTTTGTGAAATCCAAATCCGGCGGGCAGCTTGCGAGCTTGTTAAAACTAAAGAGCGACATGGAAATTCTTTCGCCCCCTCAGCGCTTTGAAATTGCACATTCCTTTGCCCTGATGCTGGAACTGATCAACGCCTGCGAGTCCGCCTATCGCACTCACCGTCTGCTGGAGGAAAAGACCGCGCCGCTCAGTGAAGAAACCCACGCCTATGGGCGCATCATCCACGTCCTGACGGCCCATCCAACAGAATCCCGCAATAGCGACATCATTTTCTACTTCCGCAAAATTCATCAGTTGCTTCTGCAGCGCCTGACCGCGGAAAGACATGATCAGACGCCAGAACTGCATGCGCTGCTTCGTATGGCCTGGCAGCTTCCCATGTCCAAGCAGCGAAAACCTTCGGTCATGGACGAGGCCGAGTACATTTATTCACTGGTCCTTCAAGACGACATTATCGAAATCTATCTGCAACAACGCCATGCCCGGATTCCCTTTTACATCCGCACCTGGGTGGGTGGCGACAAGGACGGACACCCTGGCGTGAACGAAAAGACCATGCTGGGAAGTCTTGGCATGTCCCGGACCCGCCTGCACAACTGGGTGAAAAAACAATTCGCCGCCTATCTTGCGGACCTGGCTCCGTTGTCCCGATCTGGGTTGCAGCAAAAAAATGACATTCGAAAACTGCAAAGGCATGCTGTGGCTGTAAAAAGAAACCTGACAAGAACCCGTCGTATTTCCTCCGGCGATGCCACGCGGGTTCACGCCTTAAGCAAATCAGTCCATGACCTTGCGATGGAACAGCAGCGCATTTTTGGAGCTGAGTCCCCGACTCTGAATCGCATCCGCTATTTGCTGAAAATCTTCCCGGGTCTGGTGGTGCCGCTTGAAATTCGCGAAGACAGCAGCCTGGTGCATGAGGCTTTGACCGATTCAAGATCCCGAATGAACATCAGCCGCATGCTAAAAACCCTGGCAAACCTAAGCCCCGAACACAGCCCGCGAAACTATGTGCGTGGCTTTATCTTAAGTCAGTGTGAATCGGCCAGGGACATCGAGGCGGGCATCCGGCTGAGCTCACGCCTGTTAAAGGGTCCCCGACTGCCAGTGGTGCCCTTGTTTGAAAGTTCGCATTCATTAAAAAATGGCACGGACATCATCAGCGCATTTCTTTCCGTGAAAAAGAACAAAGCACTAATCAAAAAACACTGGTCGTCTCAGTTGGAGGTGATGCTCGGGTATTCGGATTCAGCCAAGGAAAACGGCTCTTTCCCGTCACGCTTCCTGATCCAGTCGGCCATGCTGGGGCTTGAGTCCGTCATTGAAAAGCACGGACTGGTCCCGATCTTCTTCCACGGATCCGGCGGCAGCATCGAACGCGGTGGCGGTTCGATTCAAGAGCAGACGGAGTGGTGGCCGCTTTCGGCTCTGAAGAATGTGAAGATGACGGTTCAAGGGGAAATGATCTATCGCAGTTACAATTCCCCGGCCATTTTGCAGCGGCAACTTAATTTGCTGACTCAAAATCGCGATGCCCGCAAGCAGGCGCCGGCCACGCGCACCTCGGCCGTCAACCGCAAGGCCCTGCAGAGGCTGTCGGACTCTGTTCAGCAAAGCTATCAGCAGATTTTGCAACAGCCGGACTTTCTGGAGTTGATAGAAAAAGCAACGCCCTATTCTTTCATGAAGGACCTGCGCATGGGTTCACGTCCCTCCAAACGGCAAGGACCCGTGCAACTCAAGAGCTTGCGCGCCATCCCGTGGGTTTTGTGCTGGACCCAAACCCGCGCCCTGTTCCCGACGTGGTGGGGCTTGGGAAGTCATTGGAAAAGTCTCACGGCTTCAGAGAAAAGCCGGTATCGCAAAGCCCTTAAAGAATCCGCGATGTTCCGCAGCTACATTAAAGCCGTGGGCTTTACCTTGGAAAAAATCGAGATGGACGTGTTCTTTATGTACTTGCGCTCTTCACGCTTAAGCAAAGATACGGTCGCTAAATACGAAAAAAGCTTCCGCAAAGAGTATGCGGAAGCTTCCAAGTGCATCCGGGAACTCACCCGGGAGAAAAGTCTTTTATGGTACCGCCCGTGGCTTGAAACCAGCATCGGTCTGCGCTCTCCGCTGATTCATCCTTTGAACGTCCTGCAGCTTGTCGCCCTTGAAACCAAAGACATCAAGCTGCTGCGGGAAACAGTCACCGGTGTTGCCAGTGGGATGCTGACTACCGGTTAGTGATGGTGTCGCGAAGCTTGTTAACGTCGATGGCTTTCATGGCAAGGTCTGTGGCTTCGGCGTCAAGTTTCGCCGAATTTTCCAACAGACCTTCTTTAACCACGACAAGCTCTTCAGGGGTCAAACCGATCTTGTCGAACTTGCCCGCCGCCAGGGCTTCCTTGGCAAGATTCTGGAAGAATTCAGGATCATTCACCGTCGGGCTTAAGCTCTTCAGATAAGCCGTCAATCCGCCCACTTCTTTCAACTGCTCGCTGATCTCAGCATCCCCGGTCGTACTGCCACTGTTAAAGTCTTTCCCATTGTAGCCCCAACGCATGTACGGAGTAATGTAGTCCTCCACCACATCGGCAATTGTCAAAAGAGGATTTTTCTTGTCGCTTTTGTAAAGGAGTTCTGCAATCTCCAATGACGGATTGAAGGTAACCTGAACATAGGCTTTGTGCTCGATCTTGTACCCGGCCTTCTTCATGTACTCCAAAGAAGAAATGGTGCCATTCAAACTGTCCTTCGCACTGCTGAGAATCTTTTCGCGCTCTGCAAAGAAGACATTGCGGTACTTGTCCTGACGATCACAACCAATGATAGTTCTTCCGCCAGTTCCTGCTTCCAGAATATGTTCGTCCGAACAATACATGCCTTTGCTTTTCACGGACTCGATGCCCTTATAAGCCCAGTCGATGGCTTTTTGGTCATAAGGCATGATCTTGTCTTTGATGAAGGCTCCGGAAGCCAAGGACGCGGCATTGTCCGTATAGTCCATCACAGTGGTAACAACAGCCTTTTCAATAACAAGATTTCCCTTCGCTCGCTGCTCCAGCGTTTCCTTGATCTCTTCGTCCGTGTGATCGACGGACGAACTGCCTGCGAAGTTATGGCGAAGCCCCAGAACGTGACCCATTTCATGGGCTATCACCGCACGCACATTATCTTCCTGATCCGGCTGATTCATATCGACTCTCATCCCGCACAGATCGCCATGTTTGAACGAGAACAGATCGTTCTGTCCACCGCCCGTCATGTCTTCTTTTTTGGTGAAAGAGGACGTCATATAAACAAAGCCCCGGAAGGCCTCACCCGTCAGAGGATCCACCTGGGTATTGGCGTAAGCACCAAACCCGTTATCCCAGTGAATCCAGCGAATCACGATTGAACGGTCTGTTTGCGGATCGGAATCCTTGTAGCCGGTTTCAATCTTCAGAACGTCACGCCCTAGAACGCGGTTCCAGTATGTCACGCCCTCTCTGACTGCTGCCTCCATTTTTTTCGGAACGTTGGCGTCGATCAATACGCGGATGTCACCTGCTTTTTCGTCGGTGTTCCAGCGGATGATCTGGGTTTTCATGTTGTCTTCATCCTTCTTGAAGGTGTTATTGACGAAGAACCCAAAACGATTCTGCGCATCCATGGGCTTGGACTTAAACTCATCGTTCTGCAGGTAAGGTTTGATCTCGAAGAAAAGAGTTTTGCTGGTTTCAAACTTTTCAGGCTTTTTCATCCCGATCTGCTTCATCTTTTCTTCGGCTTCCTTGTTTGCTTCGCCCGCTTCACGGGACTTTTCGACAACACGGATCACCTGCTTCATAAAGATCGAGTTGTTACGCAGGGACAAAGAACTCACGTAAGAATCCTTGATATCCAGATGAGATTCCAGCTTGCGTTCGCCACGTTCGATCACGTCGGAATACGTGTACGGCAAAACGATTTCCATCGATTCCTGCAAATTCATGGACAGGAAGCCCTGCCCCATGTCGAACACCACCTGGTCGGCAGTTTCATCGACAATTGCAAAACTCTGGATCAGTTGGTCAGCGGTGACCGTCTCGACGACGTCTTTGACGGTCTGATTGAAAATCGCAATGCGATCTCCGTTTCTTTCAAAAGAAATCAACTGAGGGCGGAAGAAACTGGGCGCAGCGGACCGGGACGACTCGATAACCGTCGGAACCAGCATGAACAGCTTTCCTAAAGAGGACTTTTCAAAGGTCACATGATTTTTACTGACCTTGGCGGACGCCTCGATTTTCCCGGGAGGCAGAGAGTCCTTGACGATGATTTTTTCTGTCTCTTTACTACAGGCTACCAGCATGGACGAGCAAAGAAGCATGGCAAATGTTGAACGGCTCCAGGACAGCATACGTACTCCCAAATCGCTTTAAACCGTCTGCCGCCGTCAAAAAACGAGACAGCGGACCCAAAAAAGGGCCAAGCCGGACACCATATCCAACTTAAGCGGCTTAAACTTTCAGGAATTACAGCAAAGCAAGAACTGCTCCACTGCTTGGATTGACAGGCGAAACGCAAAAAACCCCGAGAACCGAGGCAACCGTATTATCCTAATTATGTTGCGAGGAGTCCCAACCCCTTAAGTACCCCAGGAAGACCCATGTCTTCCTGGGTAGGTTGGTACCGAGAGGAAACGGAGGTATCCTCTCAGGTCAAATCCTTATAAAACAATTCTGATATTAACCAATCAATCTTAGTGCAGAGTTTGGCATCGCGTTGGCTTGAGACAACACAGATGTATTCGCCTGCAAAAGAACCTGGTTACGAGTCGTCTCTGCAGTTGCTGCTGCTACGTCTGTATCGCGGATACGAGAGTTAGCAGAAGAGATGTTCTCGTGTTGCACACCCAAGTTATCAACTGTGGACTGCAATCTGTTCTGAAGGGCACCGAGATTTGCGCGGTAACCATTCACTTGAGACTGAGCCGTGTCGATCGCTGCAAGTGCGTCTTGTGCGCCCGTTTTGGAAGAGAAGTCGAAACCATCAATTCCCAAAGAGGACGTTGTTGCATTCGTTTCACCGGCGTTGAAGGAGATTCTATCTGCTTCAGGGTCATTGTTGATACCTACCTGGAAGTCGAACGAGTCGCCGGAACCATCCAGAAGTTTTGTTGTACCGAATCTAGTAGTCTGAGTGATACGTTGTGCCTCAGATTTAAGTTGCTGAACCTCTTTATCAAGGAAGCCACGCTCTGTATCACCGATAGTGTCAGAAGATGCCTGTACACCCAGTTCTCTCATACGAGTCAGGATGTTGGAGATCTCAGACAAACCACCCTCTGCAGTTTGAACCATGGAGATACCATCGTTCGCATTTCGGGAAGCCTGGCCCAGAGAGCGAATTTGTGATTTCAAGTTTTCACTGATCGCCAAACCTGCTGCGTCGTCTGCCGCTTTATTGATGCGGGAGCCGGATGCAAGTTGTGACATTGATTTGCCGATTTCACGCTGAGAGTTCACCATTGTTCTCTGTGCGTTGATAGCGGATACGTTCGTAGAAATTCTCATTCCCATTTGGGACCTCCATTAATTCGGCCGCCTTATACCTACTTAGGCTGACCAAGTTGTACACGTTGTTGACTCAAACTTTTGTCTGGCTCTCTCAAGCGAATCTTCGTAAGGCAATCACTCCTTGCGGGTTCCTCGAGAGCTTCGACTTGGTTTGCGTCGTTGCTTCTGACATACCTTTCGGCGAGGTCTTGAAAGGCTTTAGTCGGGTCCTGTAGTTCTGGACCATGATCCAGTAAAACCTGGACTAACATCCTGAAAAACAGACCAAAAACCGGCATTTTTCAATACCAAGGTCCAGTCCCACCCAACGTCCAACCCGACCAAAAGAAAGGTGCCTGGTGACTTTTTACACCTACACCGCATCAAAAAGTCAGAATCCGGATCTAAAACGAAGGTCTGAAAGGCTTTGATCTAGGAATTTCATTTGAATGACTACTTATGTATGGGAAGAAACAGATTCATTTGTCATACGGAATTGCCATATCACATCA
Coding sequences within it:
- a CDS encoding phosphoenolpyruvate carboxylase, translated to MKKALAKELTSLVNWAVTELGHVIKAELGAQQFQRIENIRRFVKSKSGGQLASLLKLKSDMEILSPPQRFEIAHSFALMLELINACESAYRTHRLLEEKTAPLSEETHAYGRIIHVLTAHPTESRNSDIIFYFRKIHQLLLQRLTAERHDQTPELHALLRMAWQLPMSKQRKPSVMDEAEYIYSLVLQDDIIEIYLQQRHARIPFYIRTWVGGDKDGHPGVNEKTMLGSLGMSRTRLHNWVKKQFAAYLADLAPLSRSGLQQKNDIRKLQRHAVAVKRNLTRTRRISSGDATRVHALSKSVHDLAMEQQRIFGAESPTLNRIRYLLKIFPGLVVPLEIREDSSLVHEALTDSRSRMNISRMLKTLANLSPEHSPRNYVRGFILSQCESARDIEAGIRLSSRLLKGPRLPVVPLFESSHSLKNGTDIISAFLSVKKNKALIKKHWSSQLEVMLGYSDSAKENGSFPSRFLIQSAMLGLESVIEKHGLVPIFFHGSGGSIERGGGSIQEQTEWWPLSALKNVKMTVQGEMIYRSYNSPAILQRQLNLLTQNRDARKQAPATRTSAVNRKALQRLSDSVQQSYQQILQQPDFLELIEKATPYSFMKDLRMGSRPSKRQGPVQLKSLRAIPWVLCWTQTRALFPTWWGLGSHWKSLTASEKSRYRKALKESAMFRSYIKAVGFTLEKIEMDVFFMYLRSSRLSKDTVAKYEKSFRKEYAEASKCIRELTREKSLLWYRPWLETSIGLRSPLIHPLNVLQLVALETKDIKLLRETVTGVASGMLTTG
- a CDS encoding zinc-dependent metalloprotease, whose translation is MLSWSRSTFAMLLCSSMLVACSKETEKIIVKDSLPPGKIEASAKVSKNHVTFEKSSLGKLFMLVPTVIESSRSAAPSFFRPQLISFERNGDRIAIFNQTVKDVVETVTADQLIQSFAIVDETADQVVFDMGQGFLSMNLQESMEIVLPYTYSDVIERGERKLESHLDIKDSYVSSLSLRNNSIFMKQVIRVVEKSREAGEANKEAEEKMKQIGMKKPEKFETSKTLFFEIKPYLQNDEFKSKPMDAQNRFGFFVNNTFKKDEDNMKTQIIRWNTDEKAGDIRVLIDANVPKKMEAAVREGVTYWNRVLGRDVLKIETGYKDSDPQTDRSIVIRWIHWDNGFGAYANTQVDPLTGEAFRGFVYMTSSFTKKEDMTGGGQNDLFSFKHGDLCGMRVDMNQPDQEDNVRAVIAHEMGHVLGLRHNFAGSSSVDHTDEEIKETLEQRAKGNLVIEKAVVTTVMDYTDNAASLASGAFIKDKIMPYDQKAIDWAYKGIESVKSKGMYCSDEHILEAGTGGRTIIGCDRQDKYRNVFFAEREKILSSAKDSLNGTISSLEYMKKAGYKIEHKAYVQVTFNPSLEIAELLYKSDKKNPLLTIADVVEDYITPYMRWGYNGKDFNSGSTTGDAEISEQLKEVGGLTAYLKSLSPTVNDPEFFQNLAKEALAAGKFDKIGLTPEELVVVKEGLLENSAKLDAEATDLAMKAIDVNKLRDTITNR
- a CDS encoding flagellin N-terminal helical domain-containing protein, giving the protein MGMRISTNVSAINAQRTMVNSQREIGKSMSQLASGSRINKAADDAAGLAISENLKSQIRSLGQASRNANDGISMVQTAEGGLSEISNILTRMRELGVQASSDTIGDTERGFLDKEVQQLKSEAQRITQTTRFGTTKLLDGSGDSFDFQVGINNDPEADRISFNAGETNATTSSLGIDGFDFSSKTGAQDALAAIDTAQSQVNGYRANLGALQNRLQSTVDNLGVQHENISSANSRIRDTDVAAATAETTRNQVLLQANTSVLSQANAMPNSALRLIG